One part of the Vicia villosa cultivar HV-30 ecotype Madison, WI linkage group LG6, Vvil1.0, whole genome shotgun sequence genome encodes these proteins:
- the LOC131613732 gene encoding uncharacterized protein LOC131613732, which produces MANNVTATREATRRTHTYSFHREGMTQLGQLGGLITGHNKTVFTENYGDILTLLYSHVDEWALSTLLQFYDPDLRCFTFSGYQLAPTLEEYSHFLNIKIQPKVPFVCVPEKPDLDYIANALYLSIGDVHGNWKKNGNTHGFYMSFLIEKAQESANKKMWEAFNALLAVLIYGIVMFPKIHKFVDLAAICLFVDKNPVPTLLADTYYSVHSRYGKGGAIRNCLPLLCTWFKSHLPTSGPFVTSTQKWPQRIMGLTGNDIVWCPTGMDVEKVITSCDKPLDKEIFESVCFEKGTNPKGLEKVRSAWNSIHTDDQISLGEKNAVAKQAYTDWVENRVKDRLLPFPKVNPLYEQPPKIPISTVPDENRIQVDMECTQLHEKKSDAQSKHCLVDQKRVELTHEAKMLKGGSSKVQKRARTEKGERDTTVIVEDHQKILKWAMKEAEEKLKREYREDLKAYKLKIERDARVEVKNLKKKLEEETTRRMAVETQLKGSHLRNTQLTEENAKLRDRMMVYSAVPPPYYPMPYAVPNPYAPQAYAAAFP; this is translated from the exons ATGGCTAACAATGTGACCGCTACCAGAGAAGCTACAAGGCGTACTCATACTTACAGTTTCCATCGTGAGGGCATGACTCAGTTGGGGCAGTTGGGTGGATTGATTACTGGTCACAATAAAACAGTGTTCACTGAGAATTACGGTGACATCTTGACTCTCTTGTACTCACATGTTGACGAATGGGctttatctactcttctccagttctatgatcctgaCTTGCGTTGTTTCACCTTCTCAGGCTATCAGTTGGCTCCCACTCTCGAGGAGTACTCTCACTTTCTCAATATCAAGATTCAACCCAAGGTTCCTTTCGTTTGTGTCCCAGAGAAGCCTGATTTGGACTacattgccaacgctctttatttgagcataggaGACGTTCATGGAAATTGGAAGAAAAATGGTAACACTCATGGTTTCTACATGAGCTTCTTGATTGAAAAGGCCCAAGAGTCGGCTAACAAAAAGATGTGGGAAGCCTTCAACGCCCTTCTGGCCGTTCTGATCTATGGGATCGTGATGTTCCCTAAAattcacaagttcgttgatctGGCCGCTATATGTCTTTTTGTGGATAAGAATCCGGTCCCTACTTTGCTAGCCGATACGTACTATTCTGTTCACTCTCGATATGGGAAAGGAGGAGCCATAAGAAATTGTCTGCCGTTGTTATGCACCTGGTTTAAGTCCCACCTACCTACAAGTGGTCCTTTCGTTACTTCTACtcagaaatggcctcaaaggatcatggggcttactggAAATGACATTGTCTGGTGTCCCACTGGAATGGACGTGGAGAAAGTTATAACTAGCTGTG acaagcctttggacaaagagatattCGAATCCGTTTGCTTTGAAAAGGGAACCAATCCAAAGGGTCTAGAAAAAGTGAGGAGTGCCTGGAATAGCATCCATACAGATGATCAGATTTCTCTAGGTGAAAAGAATGCTGTTGCCAAACAAGCCTACACAGATTGGGTTGAAAATAGAGTTAAAGATcgcctgttgcctttcccgaaggttaacccATTGTACGAGCAGCCGCCTAAGATTCCAATTTCCACTGTGCCTGATGAGAATCGTATCCAGGTAGATATGGAATGCACCCAATTGCACGAAAAGAAGTCGGATGCGCAATCGAAACATTGTCTTGTGGACCAGAAAAGAGTTGAGTTGACGCACGAAGCCAAAATGCTGAAGGGAGGATCTTCCAAagttcaaaagagggctagaacCGAAAAGGGTGAAAGAGATACTACTGTTATTGTCGAGGATCACCAAAAGATCCTAAAATGGGCCATGAAAGAAGCAGAAGAGAAACTCAAGCGAGAGTACCGAGAAGACTTGAAAGCTTATAAGCTCAAGATAGAAAGGGATGCTAGAGTTGAAGtaaagaatctgaaaaagaaactggaagaagagaccactcGAAGAATGGCAGTTGAGACtcaactgaaaggaagtcacctccgtaaTACTCAACTAACAGAAGAAAATGCCAAGCTCAGAGATCGAATGATGG TAtactctgctgttccacctccttactaCCCGATGCCATATGCTGTTCCCAATCCGTATGCCCCTCAAGCATACGCTGCTGCATTTCCataa